A stretch of the Streptomyces sp. NBC_00078 genome encodes the following:
- a CDS encoding NAD(P)/FAD-dependent oxidoreductase: protein MVDADQTFIIVGGGLAGAKAAETLRAEGFSGRVILICDERDHPYERPPLSKGYLLGKEERDSVFVHEPAWYARNDIELHLGETVEAIDREARTVRFGGDGTLVRYDKLLLATGAEPRRLDIPGTDLAGVHHLRRLAHAERLKGVLAALGRDNGHIVIAGAGWIGLEVAAAAREYGAEVTVVEPHATPLHAVLGPELGNLFAELHREHGVRFHFGARLTEIVGQDGMVLAARTDDGEEHPAHDVLAAIGAAPRIGLAEAAGLAIAERQYGGGVVVDERLGTSDPDIYAAGDVVSFPHALFGTRLRVEHWANALNGGPAAARAMLGQDVTYDRVPYFFSDQYDLGMEYSGWAPPGSYDEVVIRGDAGKREFIAFWVKDGRVLAGMNVNVWDVTEPIQRLIRSRTQVDTEALADPHVPLGNLVP, encoded by the coding sequence GTGGTCGACGCGGATCAGACATTCATCATCGTCGGAGGCGGCCTCGCCGGCGCCAAGGCGGCCGAGACGCTCCGGGCGGAGGGCTTCAGCGGCCGCGTGATACTGATCTGCGACGAACGTGACCACCCTTACGAGCGCCCGCCGCTGTCCAAGGGCTATCTGCTGGGCAAGGAGGAGCGCGACAGCGTCTTCGTCCACGAACCGGCCTGGTATGCGCGCAACGACATCGAGCTGCACCTCGGCGAGACCGTGGAGGCCATCGACCGCGAGGCGAGGACCGTCCGCTTCGGCGGGGACGGCACGCTCGTCCGCTACGACAAGCTGCTGCTCGCGACCGGCGCCGAGCCGCGCCGCCTCGACATCCCCGGGACCGACCTCGCGGGCGTCCACCACCTGCGCCGCCTCGCCCACGCCGAGCGGCTCAAGGGCGTGCTGGCCGCCCTCGGCCGGGACAACGGCCACATCGTGATCGCCGGGGCGGGCTGGATCGGCCTGGAGGTCGCTGCGGCGGCCCGCGAGTACGGCGCCGAGGTCACCGTCGTCGAGCCCCATGCGACGCCGCTGCACGCGGTCCTCGGCCCCGAGCTGGGCAACCTCTTCGCCGAGCTGCACCGTGAACACGGCGTCCGCTTCCACTTCGGCGCCCGGCTGACGGAGATCGTCGGCCAGGACGGCATGGTCCTCGCGGCCCGCACCGACGACGGCGAGGAGCACCCCGCCCACGACGTCCTCGCGGCGATCGGCGCGGCCCCCCGCATCGGCCTCGCGGAGGCGGCGGGCCTGGCGATCGCCGAACGGCAGTATGGCGGCGGTGTGGTGGTCGACGAGCGGCTTGGCACCTCCGACCCCGACATCTACGCGGCCGGCGACGTCGTGTCCTTCCCGCACGCCCTCTTCGGCACCCGCCTGCGCGTCGAGCACTGGGCCAACGCACTGAACGGCGGACCGGCGGCGGCGCGGGCGATGCTCGGCCAGGACGTCACCTACGACCGCGTGCCCTATTTCTTCTCCGACCAGTACGACCTCGGGATGGAGTACTCCGGCTGGGCGCCCCCGGGCTCCTACGACGAAGTGGTGATCCGGGGGGACGCCGGGAAGCGTGAGTTCATCGCCTTCTGGGTCAAGGACGGCCGAGTGCTGGCCGGGATGAACGTGAACGTGTGGGACGTCACAGAGCCCATCCAGCGGCTGATTCGCTCAAGGACACAGGTGGACACGGAAGCACTGGCGGACCCGCACGTACCGCTCGGAAACCTCGTCCCTTAG